The following are encoded in a window of Brockia lithotrophica genomic DNA:
- a CDS encoding polysaccharide deacetylase family protein, with the protein MDRRIQIGGRRYRPFPGFLVLAVLFLVLFAGGFVVVKAGVGKAGGKPQTEKLTAGQPYVTIQTPDVQHQGPSVGSQDTHDQPQSPSVGAQHPNIRPQGTFGGSRYVVTRSSLVRLLGGNGKEKIVLLTFDDAPRGESTRKILDVLERHRAPALFFVNGTYAEKRPELLREIARRGHGIGNHTWSHARLTRIPCEQVREEIVRLNDFVERETGIRPAFFRPPYGKMSPCAYSVLEEEGMVLLQWTWSSEDWRRKSAKSIVQSVVSHVHPGATLLFHDLSLTARALPEILEELERQGYRFVLPDEPLPEDFQGVP; encoded by the coding sequence ATGGACAGACGCATCCAGATCGGGGGCAGGCGATATCGACCATTCCCGGGTTTCCTCGTGCTCGCCGTCCTCTTTCTCGTCCTTTTCGCGGGCGGGTTCGTCGTCGTAAAGGCCGGCGTCGGAAAGGCCGGGGGGAAACCGCAAACGGAAAAACTGACCGCAGGCCAACCCTATGTCACCATTCAGACTCCCGATGTTCAACACCAAGGCCCCAGTGTCGGGTCGCAAGACACCCACGACCAGCCTCAAAGCCCCAGCGTCGGGGCGCAACACCCCAACATCCGGCCGCAAGGTACGTTTGGGGGATCGAGGTACGTCGTAACGCGCTCTTCCCTGGTACGGCTCTTGGGAGGAAACGGCAAGGAAAAGATCGTCCTTCTCACCTTTGACGACGCCCCTCGCGGCGAGTCGACACGCAAGATCCTCGACGTTTTGGAACGTCACCGCGCCCCCGCTCTCTTTTTCGTAAACGGGACCTACGCCGAAAAGCGGCCAGAGCTCTTGCGAGAGATCGCCCGAAGGGGACACGGGATCGGGAACCACACCTGGAGCCACGCACGCCTCACGCGCATCCCTTGCGAGCAGGTGCGGGAGGAGATCGTACGTCTGAACGATTTCGTGGAACGGGAGACGGGAATACGTCCCGCCTTTTTCCGGCCGCCGTACGGGAAAATGTCCCCCTGTGCGTATTCTGTACTCGAAGAGGAGGGCATGGTCCTTCTCCAGTGGACGTGGTCGAGTGAGGATTGGCGCCGCAAAAGCGCCAAATCGATCGTGCAAAGCGTCGTCTCCCACGTCCACCCGGGTGCCACGCTCCTCTTTCACGACCTCTCTCTTACCGCACGCGCCCTACCGGAAATTCTGGAAGAGCTTGAACGGCAGGGCTATCGATTCGTCCTGCCCGACGAACCGCTGCCGGAGGATTTCCAAGGGGTGCCGTAG
- a CDS encoding AI-2E family transporter: protein MIEYYRKYARTIFDVAVLVLTVYLLMAAFSYLFHLVPPLFYMVVLFLFVRPFIRLFERRGVPRGLAVSLGFLAFILLIVLVLGLIGLIVVGEIRGLVDALPKTVEYMEIRVNEQYQWFLQKAENLPPEVFERLRAYETDFVRQAGTWLQGLLRQLLDTITYWPTRLAKFLGDIFLSGLLTFFFALEYDHWHDWYATRAPGTLRRALHFLNAHVLSQIVRYLGALLKIVSVTGFLVLIGAVILHKPNPFLLALLAAVLEFVPYLGIMTFFVPWIVSEYVSGGWLPALYVLILYGVVSLARHILEPRIMGQTLGVSPFTMLLAIVLSAAYFGWPGVFLAPFLVILIKALYDQGYLKRWVRLPPDD from the coding sequence TTGATCGAGTACTACCGCAAGTATGCCCGCACGATTTTCGACGTCGCCGTCCTCGTCCTTACGGTCTACCTTCTCATGGCCGCCTTTAGCTACCTCTTCCACCTCGTGCCGCCGCTCTTCTACATGGTGGTACTCTTTCTTTTTGTACGCCCGTTCATTCGCCTCTTCGAACGTCGTGGCGTTCCCCGCGGGCTTGCCGTTTCCCTCGGGTTTCTCGCCTTTATCCTCCTCATCGTTCTCGTCCTCGGACTCATCGGGCTCATCGTCGTCGGAGAGATCCGTGGTCTTGTAGACGCACTTCCCAAGACCGTGGAGTACATGGAGATCCGCGTAAACGAACAGTATCAATGGTTCCTACAAAAGGCGGAGAACCTCCCCCCTGAGGTGTTTGAGCGCCTGCGCGCGTACGAGACGGATTTCGTACGCCAAGCGGGAACCTGGCTTCAGGGGCTTCTCCGCCAACTCTTGGACACGATCACGTATTGGCCGACGCGGTTGGCGAAGTTCCTCGGGGACATCTTCCTCTCCGGGCTTCTTACGTTCTTTTTCGCTCTGGAATACGACCACTGGCATGACTGGTACGCTACGCGTGCGCCGGGAACCCTCCGTCGCGCCCTGCACTTCCTCAACGCCCACGTCTTGAGCCAGATCGTCCGCTACCTCGGGGCGCTCCTCAAAATCGTGTCCGTGACGGGATTTCTCGTCCTCATCGGCGCCGTCATCCTCCACAAGCCGAACCCGTTCCTCCTCGCGCTGCTGGCGGCCGTCCTCGAGTTTGTCCCGTACTTGGGGATCATGACCTTTTTCGTCCCCTGGATCGTATCCGAATACGTGAGTGGCGGCTGGCTGCCGGCCCTCTACGTCCTCATCCTCTACGGCGTCGTTTCCCTCGCGCGCCACATTCTCGAACCGCGAATCATGGGCCAAACGCTCGGTGTATCCCCGTTTACGATGCTTTTGGCCATCGTCCTTTCGGCGGCGTACTTCGGCTGGCCGGGCGTCTTTCTCGCGCCGTTTCTCGTGATCTTGATCAAGGCCTTGTACGACCAAGGGTACCTCAAGCGTTGGGTACGCCTTCCTCCGGACGACTGA
- a CDS encoding AAA family ATPase → MAYPFAADPRPTVLIGGRGREFAPARPHSPVPKQELRGGTFVLARTGTRDAQGNVRSGLFDLPEIQSRPDLYGALAELERLIGLGELKTFVFELVAFVLVSERRRQMGLRVQPQSYHMVFSGSPGTGKTTAARLLGRVFAALGLLPRGHVVEVERADLVGEYIGHTAQRTRDAIQRAMGGILFIDEAYSLARGGERDFGREAIDTLVKAMEDHRERFLLILAGYEREMEEFLATNPGLPSRFPFRLRFPDYTVEELLAIADLFVEERDYRLAPGARAALERLIVREKRKFYPPFSNARFVRNVVEGAIRAHAARVLREGRMSPQDLTLLTVRDVEAWEGGFAGEGTNERGLRW, encoded by the coding sequence ATGGCGTACCCCTTCGCCGCAGATCCGCGACCGACCGTCCTCATCGGCGGGCGGGGGAGAGAGTTTGCACCTGCCCGGCCGCATTCGCCCGTTCCCAAGCAAGAGCTGCGAGGGGGGACCTTTGTTTTGGCGCGCACGGGCACACGGGACGCCCAAGGGAATGTGCGTTCCGGCCTATTCGACCTCCCAGAAATCCAGAGCCGTCCCGACCTCTACGGGGCGCTTGCGGAGCTGGAGCGCCTCATCGGACTCGGGGAACTCAAGACGTTTGTCTTTGAACTTGTGGCCTTCGTCCTCGTGAGCGAGCGACGTCGGCAGATGGGTCTGCGCGTGCAGCCGCAATCCTACCACATGGTGTTTTCCGGAAGTCCAGGGACAGGAAAGACGACGGCCGCTCGCCTGTTGGGACGCGTGTTTGCCGCGCTAGGGCTTCTGCCCCGCGGCCACGTGGTCGAGGTGGAGCGGGCGGACCTCGTCGGCGAGTACATCGGCCACACGGCCCAACGAACGCGCGATGCCATTCAACGGGCGATGGGGGGAATCCTCTTCATCGACGAAGCATATTCGCTCGCCCGCGGCGGCGAGCGGGATTTCGGCCGCGAGGCCATCGACACGCTCGTCAAGGCGATGGAGGATCACCGGGAGAGGTTTCTCCTCATCTTGGCCGGGTACGAACGGGAGATGGAAGAATTCCTCGCCACCAACCCAGGGCTTCCTTCGCGCTTCCCCTTTCGCCTTCGTTTTCCCGATTACACGGTAGAAGAACTCCTTGCAATCGCCGATTTGTTCGTGGAAGAAAGGGACTACCGCCTGGCACCCGGAGCACGGGCGGCCCTTGAGCGCCTCATCGTCCGGGAAAAGCGCAAGTTTTACCCACCGTTCAGCAACGCGCGGTTCGTGCGCAACGTCGTGGAAGGAGCCATACGCGCCCACGCCGCCCGCGTGCTCCGCGAAGGGCGCATGAGCCCGCAGGACCTCACGCTTCTTACGGTGCGGGACGTGGAGGCTTGGGAAGGTGGATTTGCTGGAGAAGGGACGAACGAACGTGGACTTCGGTGGTAA
- a CDS encoding aminotransferase class I/II-fold pyridoxal phosphate-dependent enzyme: MEKGRTNVDFGGKRDALFALADGIERELAPLHRAFERRAERHLERILTAMHRHRISGQHLMPTTGYGLGDVGREGLEAVYAEVFGGEAALVSPHILSGTHALAVALFGLLRPGDGLVLATGVPYDTLLPVIGIDVEGRCVDSPPGEASLPEGRRSRNLGPGSLCALGVRPTLVPLRSDGRFDREGALEAIREDTRVVFVQRSRGYADVPSRRVEEIAAFVEGVRRKAPHVFVLVDNCYGEFVEEREPTHVGADLIVGSLIKNPGGGLAKSGGYLVGREEAVARAAERYTAPGIGREIGATYPGLWDLYMGFFLAPHHVAEALKGASFAAALLARLGFAVSPAADEPRTDVIQAIRFGDRAALLEFLAAIQETSPIDAFVTPVPDEMPGYADPVVMAGGTFVQGSTAELSADAPIRPPYVAYLQGGLTYAHVKLAILNAARRLLEKGYSEIRLSTT, translated from the coding sequence CTGGAGAAGGGACGAACGAACGTGGACTTCGGTGGTAAACGCGATGCGCTCTTCGCACTTGCCGATGGGATCGAACGAGAGCTCGCGCCGCTTCACCGCGCGTTCGAACGGCGCGCCGAGCGGCATCTCGAGCGCATCCTCACAGCGATGCATAGGCACCGCATATCCGGCCAGCACCTCATGCCCACCACGGGATATGGGTTGGGAGATGTCGGACGCGAGGGCCTCGAAGCGGTCTACGCCGAGGTTTTCGGTGGGGAGGCCGCCCTCGTGAGCCCGCACATCCTTTCGGGTACGCACGCCCTTGCCGTTGCGCTGTTCGGCCTCCTCCGCCCGGGAGACGGCCTCGTCCTCGCGACAGGCGTGCCGTACGACACGCTCCTTCCGGTGATCGGGATCGACGTCGAGGGACGCTGTGTCGATTCTCCGCCCGGTGAAGCTTCGCTTCCCGAGGGGCGCCGTTCGCGCAACCTCGGCCCCGGGAGCCTATGTGCCTTAGGCGTGCGGCCTACGCTAGTTCCCCTTCGTTCCGACGGTCGCTTCGACCGAGAGGGGGCGCTCGAGGCGATTCGCGAAGACACGCGGGTGGTCTTCGTTCAGCGTTCGCGCGGGTACGCCGACGTTCCCTCGCGCCGCGTAGAGGAGATTGCGGCGTTCGTCGAAGGCGTTCGGCGGAAGGCGCCGCACGTATTCGTCCTTGTGGACAACTGCTACGGGGAATTTGTCGAAGAACGGGAGCCAACGCACGTGGGAGCGGACCTCATCGTCGGCTCGCTCATCAAAAACCCCGGCGGCGGGCTCGCCAAGAGCGGCGGATATCTCGTAGGCCGCGAGGAGGCCGTTGCGCGGGCCGCAGAGCGCTACACGGCCCCGGGAATCGGAAGGGAAATCGGTGCCACCTACCCGGGACTTTGGGATCTGTACATGGGCTTTTTCCTCGCGCCGCACCACGTGGCAGAAGCCCTCAAGGGAGCGAGCTTTGCCGCCGCGCTCCTCGCGCGTCTCGGTTTTGCCGTTTCCCCTGCGGCGGACGAGCCTCGAACAGACGTAATTCAAGCGATCCGTTTCGGCGACCGAGCCGCACTCCTCGAGTTTCTCGCCGCAATCCAGGAGACCTCTCCGATCGATGCCTTCGTTACGCCGGTTCCCGACGAGATGCCAGGTTACGCCGATCCGGTCGTCATGGCAGGAGGGACGTTTGTCCAGGGCTCGACGGCCGAACTCTCCGCCGACGCTCCCATCCGGCCTCCGTACGTCGCCTATCTCCAAGGAGGGCTCACCTATGCCCACGTCAAGCTCGCGATCCTCAACGCAGCCCGCCGCCTCTTGGAGAAGGGATATTCTGAGATTCGGCTTTCTACGACGTAA
- the lexA gene encoding transcriptional repressor LexA encodes MKRTSELTPREREVLDFIRLFYQAHGFPPTVRQIAEGMGLSSTASAHYYLKRLEHKGAIQRHPKMSRSLKLQDPASQNAENALPAVNEAEEVREVPLLGHTPAGNPREALENPEGSMYAPASLTDYRSSENPLFYLRVRGDSMTGAGIFDGDYVLIRRQDTAEEGEIVLALTSDGEATIKRLRFQGKQAVLVAENPEYPPLTDLEFRILGKVVGVFRVLS; translated from the coding sequence GTGAAAAGAACGTCCGAGCTCACCCCGCGCGAACGCGAGGTCCTCGACTTCATCCGCCTGTTTTACCAGGCGCACGGCTTCCCGCCCACCGTACGGCAAATCGCCGAAGGTATGGGACTCAGCTCGACGGCCTCTGCCCATTACTACCTCAAACGACTCGAACATAAGGGCGCGATCCAGCGCCACCCCAAGATGTCGCGCTCTCTTAAACTTCAAGATCCGGCCTCCCAAAACGCGGAGAACGCTCTTCCTGCCGTAAACGAGGCAGAGGAAGTGCGCGAGGTTCCCCTTCTCGGCCACACACCTGCTGGAAATCCGCGTGAAGCGCTGGAAAACCCCGAAGGGAGCATGTATGCCCCCGCTTCCCTTACCGATTACAGGTCTTCGGAAAACCCACTCTTTTACCTTCGGGTTCGCGGAGACAGCATGACCGGTGCAGGGATTTTCGACGGGGATTACGTTCTCATCCGCCGCCAAGACACGGCCGAAGAAGGAGAAATCGTCCTCGCCCTTACGTCCGACGGAGAGGCAACGATAAAACGCCTTCGTTTTCAAGGAAAGCAAGCGGTCCTCGTCGCGGAAAACCCAGAGTATCCCCCACTCACCGACCTCGAATTCCGCATCCTCGGCAAGGTGGTGGGCGTTTTTCGCGTCCTTTCGTAG
- the mgtA gene encoding magnesium-translocating P-type ATPase, protein MLNRIREFWQLPGGNSASKWANGVGRAPRRRGGLDPIVELQSREMQATLLEVSDLPVEAVYERLRTSPAGLSDDEVEKRLEEFGPNEIPEKPELTVLRRLYEAFVNPFNVVLLLLAVVSTFTDIVFVAPEDRDPSGVIIILTMVTVSGILRFVQEWRSDQAAEKLKQLVDLTIAVRRAGREPTEIRTEELVPGDVVHLAAGDMIPADLRIVSAKDLFVNQSALTGEAEPVEKVPTPCLGACEGPPSSNPLERHNLAFMGSSVVSGSAVGIVVATGPRTYFGHVAKTLTERREATSFEVGVNQVSWLLIRFMLAMVPVVFFLNFLTKHDWLDALLFSLAVAVGLTPEMLPMIVTAGLAKGAVFMSKKKVIVKRLSAMQNFGAMDVLCTDKTGTLTQDKIVLEFYLDVHGDEEPRVLKHAFLNSYFQTGLKNVMDRAILAHVGEEFDWMKTHYEKVDEIPFDFVRKRMSVVVRDQTGKTQLITKGAVEEMLKVCSYVEYRGQVVPLTEELRREVLENVYSLNAKGLRVLAVAQKTNPPPVGQFTVEDERDMVLMGYLAFLDPPKESAPKTIAELKEYGIALKILTGDNDVVTKAIADQVGIDTHHILLGADIEAMDDETLRREVERTTVFAKLSPAHKARIVKALRENGHTVGFLGDGINDAPAMHAADVGISVENAVDIAKEAADIILLERDLGVLVDGVVEGRRTFGNIMKYIKITASSNFGNVFSVLVASWLLPFLPMQPIQLLFLNLTYDLSMTTMPWDRMDREYLKKPRKWDAPIIGRYMVWLGPTSSVFDITTYALMFFLIAPAVVGGSYFVLPDELKPQFASVFQTGWFVESLWTQTLVVHMLRTEKIPFLQSLPGAPLFLATALAVTVDTLVPYTPIGTYLGMTPLPGFYFPWLVATLLAYLVLAQFVKTRFIRRYGYLI, encoded by the coding sequence GTGTTGAACCGGATCCGGGAATTCTGGCAGCTGCCGGGCGGAAACAGCGCTTCCAAGTGGGCTAACGGAGTCGGACGGGCTCCCAGGCGTCGGGGCGGTCTCGACCCCATCGTCGAGCTCCAGAGTCGGGAAATGCAGGCGACGCTCCTCGAAGTGAGCGATCTCCCTGTAGAGGCCGTGTACGAGCGGCTGCGAACTTCGCCTGCAGGGCTATCCGACGATGAGGTGGAGAAGCGTCTCGAAGAATTTGGGCCCAACGAGATCCCGGAAAAACCCGAACTCACCGTTCTTCGGCGCCTCTACGAGGCCTTTGTGAACCCTTTTAACGTCGTCCTCCTCCTTCTCGCCGTCGTCTCGACGTTTACGGACATCGTGTTCGTGGCTCCTGAAGATCGGGATCCGTCGGGCGTGATCATCATCCTCACGATGGTCACCGTAAGCGGAATCCTCCGCTTCGTCCAGGAGTGGCGGAGCGACCAGGCGGCAGAGAAGCTCAAGCAGCTTGTCGACCTCACGATCGCCGTACGGCGTGCCGGACGGGAGCCGACGGAGATTCGTACGGAGGAACTCGTTCCCGGTGACGTCGTGCACCTCGCCGCGGGGGACATGATCCCGGCCGATCTGCGAATCGTGAGCGCCAAGGACCTCTTCGTAAACCAGTCGGCACTCACGGGGGAAGCGGAGCCGGTAGAGAAGGTGCCCACGCCGTGCCTCGGAGCGTGCGAGGGTCCTCCTTCGTCCAACCCGCTGGAACGGCACAACCTCGCCTTCATGGGCTCGAGCGTCGTGAGTGGTTCGGCCGTTGGCATCGTCGTCGCCACGGGACCGCGGACGTACTTCGGCCACGTGGCCAAGACGCTCACCGAGCGGCGCGAGGCTACGAGCTTTGAGGTGGGGGTCAACCAGGTCTCTTGGCTCCTCATCCGCTTCATGCTCGCGATGGTGCCCGTCGTCTTCTTCCTGAACTTCCTCACCAAGCACGACTGGCTCGACGCCCTCCTCTTTTCCCTCGCCGTGGCCGTGGGCCTCACGCCGGAGATGCTCCCCATGATCGTCACGGCGGGGCTCGCCAAGGGCGCGGTCTTCATGAGCAAGAAAAAGGTCATCGTGAAGCGCCTGAGCGCCATGCAGAACTTCGGAGCGATGGACGTCCTGTGTACGGACAAGACGGGGACGCTTACGCAAGACAAGATCGTCCTCGAGTTTTACCTCGACGTGCACGGCGACGAAGAGCCGCGGGTGCTCAAACACGCCTTTTTGAACAGCTACTTCCAAACTGGGCTCAAAAACGTGATGGACCGGGCGATCCTGGCCCACGTAGGCGAAGAGTTCGACTGGATGAAGACCCACTACGAAAAGGTCGACGAAATCCCCTTTGACTTCGTGCGCAAGCGCATGAGCGTCGTCGTCCGCGACCAGACGGGGAAGACACAGCTCATCACAAAAGGCGCCGTCGAAGAGATGCTCAAGGTGTGCTCGTACGTAGAGTACCGCGGTCAGGTCGTCCCCTTGACGGAGGAACTTCGGCGCGAGGTCTTGGAAAACGTCTACAGCTTGAACGCCAAAGGGTTGCGCGTGCTCGCCGTCGCCCAAAAGACGAACCCGCCGCCCGTGGGGCAGTTCACCGTAGAAGACGAGCGTGACATGGTTCTCATGGGGTACCTCGCCTTTTTGGACCCGCCCAAGGAGTCGGCCCCCAAGACGATCGCCGAACTCAAGGAGTACGGGATCGCGCTCAAGATCCTCACGGGCGACAACGACGTCGTCACCAAGGCGATCGCTGACCAGGTGGGGATCGACACCCACCACATCCTCCTCGGGGCGGACATCGAGGCGATGGATGACGAGACCTTGCGCCGCGAGGTGGAGCGCACCACGGTCTTTGCCAAGCTTTCGCCCGCGCACAAGGCGCGCATCGTCAAGGCCCTTCGGGAGAACGGCCACACTGTGGGCTTTCTGGGCGACGGAATTAACGACGCCCCGGCGATGCACGCCGCCGACGTAGGCATCTCTGTAGAAAACGCCGTGGACATCGCCAAGGAAGCGGCGGACATCATCCTCCTCGAACGCGATCTGGGCGTTCTCGTGGACGGTGTCGTCGAAGGGCGTCGCACCTTCGGCAACATCATGAAGTACATCAAGATCACGGCGAGCTCCAACTTCGGGAACGTGTTTTCCGTGCTCGTGGCGAGCTGGCTCTTGCCCTTCTTGCCCATGCAACCCATCCAGCTCTTGTTCCTCAACCTCACCTACGATCTGTCCATGACGACGATGCCCTGGGACCGCATGGACCGCGAGTACCTCAAAAAGCCCCGGAAGTGGGACGCCCCGATCATCGGCCGCTACATGGTTTGGCTCGGCCCGACGAGTTCCGTCTTCGACATCACGACCTACGCCCTCATGTTCTTCCTCATCGCCCCTGCGGTGGTCGGCGGGTCTTACTTTGTCCTGCCGGACGAGTTGAAGCCGCAATTCGCATCGGTATTCCAAACGGGCTGGTTTGTGGAGAGCCTCTGGACGCAGACGCTCGTCGTGCACATGCTCCGTACCGAAAAGATCCCCTTCCTCCAGAGCCTGCCGGGCGCCCCGCTCTTCTTGGCCACGGCGCTTGCCGTCACCGTAGATACGCTCGTTCCTTACACGCCCATCGGCACCTACTTGGGGATGACTCCCTTGCCTGGGTTTTACTTCCCCTGGCTCGTGGCGACGCTTCTTGCGTACCTCGTCCTCGCGCAGTTCGTGAAAACGCGCTTCATTCGGCGCTACGGGTACCTGATCTGA